A window of the Candida orthopsilosis Co 90-125, chromosome 1 draft sequence genome harbors these coding sequences:
- a CDS encoding Mlc1 microtubulin protein gives MSQNTKTYKDAFALFDKKGTGRIPVEHLGDLLRAIGQNPTLAEISELQQSIKTPDFDFETYQEIINRPDGFKPLGLPEDYIKGFQVFDKEQTGYIGVGELRYILTSIGEKLTDSEVDELLKGVNVTTDGNVDYVEFVKSILDQ, from the exons ATG TCACAAAATACTAAAACTTACAAGGATGCTTTTGCACTCTTTGACAAGAAGGGTACTGGTAGAATTCCGGTGGAACACTTGGGTGATTTATTAAGAGCAATTGGACAAAACCCAACACTTGCTGAAATATCGGAATTgcaacaatcaatcaagacCCCTGATTTCGATTTCGAAACTTATCAAGAAATTATTAATCGTCCTGATGGATTTAAACCTTTAGGATTGCCAGAGGATTATATAAAAGGATTCcaagtttttgataaagagCAAACTGGGTATATTGGGGTTGGTGAGTTGAGGTATATTTTGACCTCTATTGGGGAGAAATTGACTGATCTGGAAGTGGATGAGTTGTTGAAGGGAGTGAATGTCACTACCGATGGTAATGTCGAttatgttgaatttgtcaaatctATATTGGATCAGTAA
- a CDS encoding Rib1 GTP cyclohydrolase II has translation MTIVIGSSSSSTTTTTTTTSTAANKTPSKAQDISFKTTNSIDHLFRTQQNNPTSQRQLQYQQIYKSHTRFNTSKMSLLHHPQPATSRNNGSSLPDSNGTKTHKHYVPDVTKIPIVTPRPSSTNLPLSSRPVGTPQPPPVITQDMRDQTNLPDELPVVKCVARARIPTTHGPDIFLHLYENNVDNKEHLAIVFGEDIRSRSLFKQRPGETQQDRMTRGAYIGKLAPGRNDADNDIDNNRQLKFDKQGNLVIDELTYSNPTLVRIHSECYTGETAWSARCDCGEQFDQAGKIMGENGHGCMVYLRQEGRGIGLGEKLKAYNLQDLGADTVEANLILRHPADARNFSLATAILLDLGLVEIRLLTNNPDKIIAVEGKHQEVRVKERIPMIPLSWRGEGKDGVSGINSKEIDGYLSTKIERMGHLLEKPIKINHETI, from the coding sequence ATGACAATTGTAATAGGTTCAagctcatcatcaacaaccacaactacaacaacaacaagtacAGCAGCAAATAAGACACCTTCAAAAGCACAGGACATTCTGTTCAAAACAACTAACTCCATCGATCATCTATTCAgaactcaacaaaacaaccCCACGTCACAACGCCAATTACAATATCAGCAAATATACAAGTCACACACTCGTTTCAATACCTCGAAAATGTCTCTATTGCATCACCCACAACCAGCTACGTCACGCAATAATGGTTCATCCTTGCCGGACCTGAATGGTACCAAAACTCACAAACATTATGTGCCGGATGTAACCAAGATCCCCATAGTGACACCTCGTCCATCAAGTACCAACCTACCATTGTCATCTAGACCTGTGGGTACACcacaaccaccaccagtaATAACCCAGGACATGCGAGATCAAACCAACCTACCCGACGAATTGCCAGTGGTTAAATGTGTAGCAAGGGCACGTATTCCTACAACGCATGGTCCGGACAtctttttgcatttgtatGAAAACAATGTGGACAACAAGGAACATCTAGCTATAGTGTTTGGAGAAGATATTCGCTCTAGATCTTTGTTCAAACAAAGGCCAGGAGAGACCCAACAGGACAGAATGACAAGAGGGGCATATATTGGCAAATTGGCACCAGGGAGAAATGATGCCGataatgatattgataACAACCGCCAGTTGAAGTTTGATAAGCAGGGCAATTTGGTTATTGACGAACTCACCTATTCAAACCCAACTTTGGTTCGTATCCATTCAGAATGCTATACTGGTGAAACGGCATGGAGTGCAAGATGCGATTGTggtgaacaatttgatcaagCAGGAAAGATTATGGGGGAAAATGGACATGGATGTATGGTGTACTTAAGACAAGAGGGTAGAGGAATTGGActtggtgaaaaattaaaagcTTACAACTTACAAGATCTTGGCGCTGACACCGTTGAAGCTAATTTGATCTTGAGACATCCAGCAGATGCTCGTAATTTCTCATTAGCCACAGCGATTTTACTTGACCTAGGTTTGGTTGAGATCCGATTGTTGACTAATAACCCCGATAAAATCATAGCAGTTGAAGGAAAACACCAAGAAGTTAGGGTGAAAGAAAGAATTCCAATGATTCCTTTGAGTTGGAGAGGTGAAGGTAAAGACGGTGTAAGTGGTATTAATagtaaagaaattgatggatATTTAAGTactaaaattgaaagaatgGGACACCTTTTAGAAAAGCCAATTAAAATTAACCATGAAACAATTTAG
- a CDS encoding Erv1 protein (S. cerevisiae homolog ERV1 has flavin-linked sulfhydryl oxidase activity and has role in cellular iron ion homeostasis, protein import into mitochondrial intermembrane space, cellular response to oxidative stress), with product MPVPTTEKNKPDNSSTTRPEFGLSGRKIIYDKDGKPCRTCNELLDFQFVTGKTKSAKSVTKSSDNASISSKNKLKYAKEEPPDVAQLGKSSWTLLHSIAATFPETPTTKQQQDMKSFLNLFAGFYPCWYCGEDFVKYIDKHEPQTKSQDDLGKWLCEAHNDVNKKLGKPQFDCQFWKQRWKDGWDE from the exons ATGCCTGTCCCAACTACAGAAAAGAATAAGCCGGACAACTCGTCTACCACGAGACCGGAATTTGGGCTTTCAGGTCGTAAAATTATTTACGACAAGGATGGCAAACC GTGCCGGACATGTAATGAACTATTAGACTTTCAGTTCGTGACAGGAAAGACAAAGTCGGCCAAATCTGTTACCAAGTCCTCAGATAATGCCAGCATATCttccaaaaacaaacttAAATATGCAAAGGAAGAACCACCTGACGTGGCACAATTGGGAAAATCTTCATGGACGCtacttcattcaattgctgCCACTTTTCCAGAAACACCAACCACAAAACAGCAACAAGACATGAAACTGTTTCTCAACTTGTTTGCAGGATTCTATCCTTGTTGGTATTGTGGTGAAGATTTCGTCAAGTATATAGACAAACATGAACCTCAAACAAAGTCCCAAGATGATTTAGGTAAATGGTTATGTGAAGCTCATAACGATGTAAATAAGAAGTTGGGAAAGCCACAGTTTGATTGTCAGTTTTGGAAACAGAGATGGAAGGATGGATGGGATGAATAG
- a CDS encoding Hgt18 glucose transporter (member of the major facilitator), with protein MPSSQHQQQQQQQQKLTANLLFSVTTICLGSLQFGYHMAELNSPELVLTCKRSQPGPVPYMDSFWGSRGYIQCIPMTPDQIGLVTSIFSIGGLVGSFYVGHLADKYGRKLTSYLHCAMYVIGSILNGLANTFYGLLFGRFICGLGAGSALVITSLYINEVSPTHTKGLLGSMNQVSINVGILFTQLLSLKWSNDNDWRWLLITAGVIAAINVIVLTIWVDESPMWLVNQGNHDQAYTVLHRLRGGSYSGVTAEVNGWKTNDESAEESNSLMENGELDTEQESSKSTATLWEYITSSEFRPSLIAAAGVLILQQFDGINSIIFYGVSVLVSVFPNHSILINCLISLVNVVVTFGSATVVDKLGRKPLLLTSVTFLGVATVLMGFGIIWTNSIMSIVGTFTYITFFAIGLGPIPFLLVGEVTQTKAKASAQSFGTSLNWIATFIVGYSFPVLLHATGGSVYFIFTVMCGFSIWFIRTYVPETRGKSTYAEVWGR; from the coding sequence ATGCCATCATCACAACaccaacagcagcagcagcagcagcagaaGCTTACCGCTAACTTGCTATTTTCAGTCACCACGATATGCCTTGGGTCTTTACAATTTGGGTACCACATGGCCGAACTCAATTCGCCTGAGTTAGTACTTACATGTAAGCGTTCACAACCAGGACCAGTGCCGTACATGGATTCATTTTGGGGATCTCGTGGATACATTCAATGTATACCAATGACACCGGATCAAATTGGTCTAGTTACATcgatattttcaataggAGGGTTGGTGGGGTCATTCTATGTTGGACATTTAGCTGACAAGTATGGAAGGAAATTAACTAGTTATTTGCATTGCGCAATGTATGTCATTGGATCGATATTGAATGGTTTAGCCAACACATTCTATGGACTACTTTTTGGTAGATTCATATGTGGGTTAGGAGCTGGATCTGCTTTAGTCATCACGTCTTTGTACATAAATGAGGTCTCGCCAACACATACGAAGGGGTTATTGGGATCAATGAATCAAGTAAGTATCAACGTTGGCATATTATTTACACAATTGCTTTCCCTTAAGTGGTCTAATGACAATGATTGGAGATGGTTATTAATTACTGCTGGAGTCATTGCTGCAATTAATGTGATTGTGTTGACGATTTGGGTTGACGAATCACCGATGTGGTTGGTAAATCAGGGCAATCATGATCAAGCATACACTGTGTTGCATAGATTAAGAGGGGGAAGCTATTCTGGAGTTACAGCCGAAGTTAATGGTTGGAAGACTAATGACGAATCTGCTGAGGAAAGCAATTCCTTGATGGAAAATGGCGAACTAGACACAGAACAAGAGCTGTCCAAAAGTACTGCTACTTTATGGGAATACATTACGTCCTCTGAATTTAGACCTTCGCTCATTGCTGCAGCTGGTgtattgattttgcaacaatttgatggtATAAATTCGATCATTTTTTACGGAGTATCTGTTTTGGTATCTGTGTTTCCTAACCACTcaatcttgatcaattgtttgatttcgtTGGTTAATGTTGTCGTCACGTTTGGATCTGCCACcgttgttgataaattgggtCGCAAGCCGTTATTACTTACATCGGTGACATTCCTTGGTGTTGCAACTGTCTTGATGGGCTTTGGAATCATATGGACCAATTCGATTATGTCAATCGTGGGAACGTTTACATACATCACTTTTTTTGCCATCGGTCTTGGCCCAATCccatttttgttggtggGTGAAGTGACTCAAACTAAAGCCAAGGCATCGGCCCAGAGTTTTGGTACCagtttgaattggattGCGACCTTCATTGTTGGATACCTGTTCCCAGTATTGTTGCATGCGACAGGAGGTTCCGTTTATTTCATATTTACAGTCATGTGTGGTTTCAGTATCTGGTTTATTAGAACTTACGTTCCAGAAACAAGGGGTAAACTGACGTATGCAGAAGTTTGGGGTAGGTGA
- a CDS encoding Bud22 protein (protein with a predicted role in 18S rRNA maturation and small ribosomal subunit biogenesis), which yields MKHTNQMWKLDLLEARFEDAPPRYPHTKKLLFALNHKNKLAKKLPTNKEEAKEEIKALKAQYFEQKYHSAYNKLEKEVKRFVKQKQTPDVFEQDDFLQQLITAKLIKCIVSTILLNKQLKTNPPEYIPENIRGHVLDKSSPFNPSHFFVQYCQNSKEVNNCCSNLWNSKAVKSTVNDIEWSFKMVRGNLLKQDFEERKKQAGRVVNEEDSDEEDNSSEGSSEESTNESADESADEEQLSAFDGMVAASDQEDEQDENGLDPNVNYNEVTDEEPSEGVSDNSSSDSDLGDDFFEEEPPKKKLKTNGEEDYNLPELAQGYYSGGSDDESDDIDNDEVVKSITQQRKNRRGQRARQKIWAQKYGKEAKHIVKNRERIHSERETRQREYEERQRKRELKAKLLAEKQQPTGANTEPLGERKPRASVTSPVEDKKIHPSWEAKKLAEEKLKNVKFQGKKITFD from the coding sequence aTGAAACACACCAATCAAATGTGGAAGTTGGACTTACTAGAGGCAAGGTTTGAAGATGCTCCTCCAAGGTATCCTCACACCAAGAAATTGCTTTTTGCATTGAACCATAAGAACAAGTTAGCCAAGAAACTACCGACAAACAAGGAAGAAGcgaaagaagaaatcaagGCACTAAAAGCTCAATATTTCGAACAGAAATACCATTCAGCATACAACAAGTTAGAAAAGGAGGTTAAAAGATTTGTCAAGCAGAAGCAAACTCCTGATGTGTTTGAACAGGATGACTTtctacaacaattgataactgcaaaattgatcaaatgtATAGTATCAACCATTTTAttaaacaaacaattgaaaacaaaccCACCTGAGTACATCCCCGAAAATATTAGAGGGCATGTCTTAGATAAGTCCAGCCCTTTTAATCCTTCCCacttttttgttcaatattgtcaaaattCCAAAGAGGTAAATAACTGTTGCTCAAACCTTTGGAATAGTAAAGCTGTTAAATCAACCGTGAATGATATAGAATGGAGTTTCAAGATGGTCAGGGGTAACTTGTTAAAGCaggattttgaagaaaggaaaaagcAGGCCGGAAGAGTTGTCAATGAAGAAGAcagtgatgaagaggataACTCGTCGGAGGGAAGCTCAGAGGAGTCGACAAATGAATCTGCGGATGAGCTGGCAGATGAGGAGCAACTATCTGCTTTTGATGGAATGGTGGCAGCTTCTGACCAGGAAGATGAGcaagatgaaaatggtCTCGACCCTAATGTTAATTATAACGAAGTAACTGACGAGGAGCCGTCGGAGGGAGTAAGTGACAACTCAAGTTCAGACCTGGACTTAGGTGATGACTTTTTCGAAGAAGAGCcaccaaaaaagaaattaaagacCAATGGTGAGGAGGACTACAACTTACCCGAATTAGCCCAAGGATACTATTCAGGAGGctctgatgatgaaagtgATGACATCGACAACGATGAAGTAGTAAAGTCTATCACCCAACAACGAAAAAACCGAAGAGGCCAAAGAGCTAGACAAAAGATATGGGCACAGAAATACGGTAAAGAAGCGAAGCATATTGTCAAAAACAGAGAACGAATTCATAGTGAACGAGAAACTAGACAACGTGAATACGAAGAGAGacaaagaaagagagaaTTGAAAGCAAAATTGTTGGCTGAGAAACAGCAGCCCACCGGTGCTAACACTGAACCTTTAGGAGAACGTAAACCAAGAGCACTGGTTACCTCTCCTGTTGAAGACAAGAAAATTCATCCATCGTGGGAAGCGAAGAAATTAGCCGAAGAGAAGCTAAAAAACGTCAAGTTCCAAGGTAAGAAAATCACTTTTGATTAA
- a CDS encoding 2'-O-methyltransferase: MIDIPEVKRQKLDKPQTYQCEYILPKKNKRCRMLRKKQNKYCSEHMIHDTSSSKKRIPCPLNPNHTIWEKDLTSHLEKCNARPKEDHDPWYVENTNHILRNSTEITFTDGEEHDESYCRELVDKIHFDPLEKKIFEHEGLVQQLEEKTNQKHIIQQSSLIGNLKRLGLLSSDIFYMEFGCGKGELSRYVNQCVLHDSSGSVENYGFGLIDRGTNRLKADNKIIQESEPFQVKPIIKRSKIDIMHLHVDKFMEDIHPKDVVAISKHLCGAATDLTLKSLLNSNLFKDGKFGGMLIAMCCRHVCFEDEFLPQSKEYLSSLGFNSLQSIKALKKMVSWGVNLDVDSRDSVDSGLSSKQRYDYGIKARRIIDESRVYALKTILGIDYNIEIFWYVDTNVTKENVCLSITRKQSN; encoded by the coding sequence ATGATCGACATCCCGGAGGTAAAAAGGCAAAAGTTAGACAAGCCTCAAACTTATCAATGTGAGTACATTCTACCcaagaagaacaaaagatgTCGGATGTTGAGAAAGAAGCAGAACAAGTACTGCTCGGAGCATATGATTCATGATACCAGCTCAAGTAAAAAACGCATTCCCTGTCCGTTGAATCCAAACCACACTATATGGGAAAAGGACTTGACATCGCATTTGGAGAAATGTAATGCTCGACCCAAAGAAGATCATGATCCATGGTACGTGGAGAACACCAATCACATATTACGCAATTCAACCGAAATTACATTTACCGATGGTGAAGAACACGATGAAAGTTATTGCAGGGAGTTGGTTGACAAGATACACTTTGATCCacttgaaaagaaaatatttgaaCACGAAGGTTTGGTACAACAGTTGGAAGAAAAGACAAACCAAAAACATATCATACAACAGTCATCGCTTATAGGAAATTTGAAACGGCTCGGCTTATTATCATCAGACATCTTTTATATGGAGTTCGGGTGCGGCAAAGGTGAGCTATCGCGATATGTGAACCAATGTGTTTTGCATGACTCATCTGGAAGCGTTGAGAATTACGGGTTTGGGTTAATTGATAGAGGTACAAATCGACTCAAAGCGGACAACAAGATCATCCAAGAGTCAGAACCATTCCAGGTGAAGCCtattatcaaaagaagCAAGATAGACATAATGCATTTACACGTTGATAAGTTTATGGAGGATATTCATCCAAAAGATGTGGtggcaatttcaaaacatttaTGCGGAGCCGCCACTGATCTTACATTGAAGCTgcttttgaattcaaatttgttcaagGATGGAAAGTTTGGGGGTATGCTCATAGCAATGTGCTGTCGCCATGTCTGCTTTGAGGATGAGTTCTTACCCCAATCTAAAGAGTATTTGTCCAGTCTTGGTTTCAACTCTCTTCAATCCATTAAAGcgttgaagaagatggtTTCGTGGGGGGTGAATTTGGACGTTGATTCCAGAGATAGCGTTGATTCTGGTCTTAGTTCTAAACAAAGATATGACTATGGTATCAAAGCAAGAAGAATCATTGACGAGAGCAGAGTTTACGCCTTGAAAACGATATTGGGAATTGACTACAATATTGAGATTTTTTGGTACGTTGATACAAAtgttacaaaagaaaacgTGTGCTTGTCGATCACGCGGAAGCAAAGCAACTAA
- a CDS encoding Dap2 dipeptidyl aminopeptidase, with amino-acid sequence MKEVEGKVRRTRNLKRLTAVGIVFVILIWGSSFLISSIDHFLTTLETKSYHDIHFHVQEFESESNEAIFATPSNKPTEFGDKIPLNKKIFDEHVLTAKQHQIQWIRAPSSIYDDRGTYVIKNEKKDDDFEVVIKSVADEEYNQVLIEKSRFKYKDADYKIEDFIASPDLQKVILKTNVTSQWRHSSVGLYWVLEVATQQVEPVFNEKISTVSWSPDSLKVAFIYNNNIYLHDVSSNEALQVTKDGSVEIFNGKPDWVYEEEVFGTDLVLWWSPTGDKFAFLKSNNSEVPEFVIPFYAQNNFEDYPEIVKIKYPKAGYPNPIVDIWTYDLNESKARKHDLKSKNIELSERLITEVVWVGDEVLVKTSNRASDLLEVYLVGEESRLVRSHTAEKSWFEITSHTVFVPKNEAAGRQKDGYIDTIVDNGFNHLAYFSPPDASEYELLTKGNWEVVGGVGAFDHNTNAIYFTSTLKSSIERHVHSVNLLDRSDGGFPYIRDITAKEGYYSSSFSSGARFLFLSVLGPDVPKQQINDLRLEKKVKIIEDNSELIEKLRKYVVPEVRYSTVELKDEAEEPFLANAVEILPLNFDKKKKYPVLFQIYGGPGSQTVDKRWSISFNSLVAAELDAIVVTVDGRGTGYNNLNHKLGANFKFIVRDQLGKYEPRDLISAANMWAKKSYVDRERIAIWGWSYGGFLTLKTLETDEKNPVFNYGVAIAPVTKWKLYDSIYTERYLRTPQDNPSGYEIGSIHNATNFKHVKKFFIGHGSGDDNVHVQHSLQLLDEFNLAEVENFEFMIFPDSNHGMTYHNGQKVVYDRILDFFKRAFNYELD; translated from the coding sequence ATGAAAGAGGTAGAAGGAAAAGTGAGACGAACAAGGAATTTAAAGAGGTTGACCGCAGTTGGAATAGTATTTGTTATTCTAATATGGGGGTCGTCCTTCTTGATATCTTCCATTGACCATTTTCTCACGACTTTGGAAACAAAGTCATATCACGACATTCATTTCCATGTGCAAGAGTTTGAATCAGAGCTGAATGAAGCAATATTTGCAACCCCTTCAAACAAGCCAACTGAGTTTGGAGACAAAATTCCATTGAATAAGAAAATCTTTGACGAGCATGTATTGACAGCgaaacaacatcaaattcaatggatCAGGGCACCTTCATCGATATATGATGATAGGGGTACTTATGTGatcaagaatgaaaaaaaagatgatgattttgagGTGGTGATAAAGTCAGTTGCCGATGAAGAGTACAATCAAGTTTTGATTGAGAAGTCACGATTTAAATATAAAGATGCCGATTATAAAATCGAAGACTTTATTGCTTCACCCGACTTGCAAAAAGTCATTCTCAAGACAAATGTTACATCTCAATGGAGACATTCTTCGGTTGGGCTCTACTGGGTTTTAGAAGTTGCCACGCAGCAAGTAGAGCCGGTgttcaatgaaaaaataTCCACAGTTTCATGGTCTCCTGACTCATTGAAAGTGGCGTTTATTTACAACAATAATATCTATTTGCATGATGTATCACTGAATGAAGCTTTGCAGGTCACAAAGGATGGCTCGGTGGAAATTTTCAACGGTAAACCAGATTGGGTTTATGAGGAAGAGGTGTTTGGAACTGATCTTGTTTTATGGTGGTCTCCGACTGGTGACAAATTtgcatttttgaaatcaaacaattcgGAAGTACCTGAATTTGTTATTCCATTCTATGCTCAAAATAACTTTGAAGACTATCCTGAAATTGTGAAGATAAAATACCCAAAAGCTGGTTACCCAAATCCCATTGTTGACATATGGACCTATGACTTGAATGAGAGCAAAGCCAGGAAACACGATTTAAAGTCAAAGAATATTGAGTTGTCAGAGAGATTGATAACCGAGGTTGTGTGGGTAGGGGACGAAGTTTTGGTTAAAACCTCCAACCGTGCCAGCGATTTACTTGAAGTCTACCTCGTTGGAGAAGAATCGAGATTAGTCAGGTCTCACACAGCTGAAAAATCATGGTTTGAAATTACCTCACACACGGTCTTTGTTCCCAAAAACGAGGCGGCAGGGCGCCAAAAAGATGGATATATTGATACCATCGTTGATAATGGGTTCAATCACTTGGCATATTTTTCACCGCCAGACGCCTCCGAGTATGAGCTATTGACTAAGGGGAATTGGgaagttgttggtggtgttggAGCTTTTGACCACAATACAAATGCCATTTATTTTACAAGTACATTGAAATCCTCAATCGAGAGACATGTTCATTCGGTCAACTTGTTGGACAGATCTGATGGTGGCTTTCCATATATTAGGGATATAACAGCCAAGGAAGGGTATTACTCATCCTCATTTTCATCAGGTGCACGATTCTTATTTTTGTCGGTATTGGGTCCAGATGTTcccaaacaacaaataaatGATTTGCGATTGGAGAAGAAAGtgaaaatcattgaagatAACTCGGAGTTGATTGAGAAATTGAGAAAGTACGTGGTTCCAGAAGTAAGGTACAGTACTGTTGAATTGAAGGACGAAGCCGAGGAACCTTTCCTAGCCAATGCCGTTGAAATTTTaccattgaattttgacaaaaagaagaagtacCCTGTGTTGTTTCAGATTTATGGGGGTCCTGGATCCCAAACAGTTGACAAAAGATGGTCAATCTCTTTCAACTCTTTAGTAGCTGCTGAATTAGATGCAATAGTCGTTACTGTTGACGGAAGAGGTACCGGATAcaataatttgaatcaCAAGTTGGGTGCAAACTTTAAATTCATAGTGAGAGACCAATTGGGCAAGTATGAACCAAGAGATTTGATATCGGCTGCTAATATGTGGGCAAAAAAATCGTATGTCGACCGTGAAAGGATTGCCATTTGGGGCTGGTCGTATGGAGGGTTCTTAACCTTGAAAACGTTAGAAactgatgaaaaaaatcCCGTATTCAACTACGGTGTTGCTATTGCACCCGTCACTAAATGGAAATTATACGATTCTATCTACACAGAGAGATATTTGAGAACACCACAAGATAACCCACTGGGTTACGAAATAGGTTCAATTCACAATGCTACCAACTTCAAGCatgtcaaaaaatttttcattggtCACGGAAGTGGTGATGATAACGTTCATGTTCAACATtctttgcaattgttggatgAGTTTAATCTAGCCGAAGTAGAAAATTTCGAATTTATGATTTTCCCCGATTCAAACCATGGAATGACATACCATAATGGACAAAAAGTTGTGTACGATAGAATTTTagatttcttcaaaagGGCGTTCAATTATGAGCTCGATTAG
- a CDS encoding Oar1 protein (S. cerevisiae homolog OAR1 has 3-oxoacyl-[acyl-carrier-protein] reductase activity, has role in aerobic respiration, fatty acid metabolic process and localizes to mitochondrion) — protein MATKTRQLYTTFDFMFRGQTALVTGGSRGIGLAIAKKLANQGASITLLAKNEALLQQSVKQLPSDYNQHHTIQSMDLLQLVEKDYTASRLQDQLKPHTILVNCAGVTTHTLLPRTSHQQIVNTINLNLTVPIILSQLCTKYMIQQRQQNPSILNIASVLSLTDHVLPGTTVYAASKAGLLGFTKSLSNELRGRVRVNALLPGLVKETDMGVTVNSDLKVITLDEVADKAAEILSDLSINGECVVLE, from the coding sequence atGGCAACCAAGACACGGCAATTGTACACtacttttgatttcatgTTTAGAGGACAAACAGCACTAGTTACTGGAGGTTCTAGAGGTATTGGGTTGGCCATAGCAAAGAAACTTGCTAATCAGGGTGCATCAATTACACTACTAGCAAAAAATGAAGCTCTTTTGCAGCAATCTGTGAAGCAACTTCCTTCAGATTACAATCAGCATCACACAATTCAACTGATGGACTTACTTCAGCTTGTAGAGAAGGATTATACTGCATCTAGGCTTCAAGACCAACTCAAACCACATACTATTCTAGTGAATTGTGCTGGTGTGACCACGCATACTCTTTTACCAAGGACTAGTCATCAACAGATTGTGAATACCATCAACCTCAACCTCACCGTCCCGATTATATTGAGTCAACTATGCACTAAATATATGATACAGCAACGCCAACAGaatccatcaattttgaacattGCGTCAGTGTTGTCATTGACTGATCATGTTTTGCCAGGAACTACCGTGTATGCTGCTTCCAAAGCTGGTCTTTTGGGATTTACAAAAAGTCtatcaaatgaattgaGAGGGAGAGTACGGGTAAACGCTCTTCTTCCGGGACTAGTCAAAGAAACTGATATGGGAGTGACTGTAAATAGTGATTTAAAAGTGATAACTTTAGACGAAGTGGCCGACAAAGCGGCAGAGATATTGAGTGACTTGTCAATAAATGGTGAGTGTGTTGTGTTGGAGTAG
- a CDS encoding Rpl28 ribosomal protein, with the protein MPTRLTKTRKHRGNVSAGKGRIGKHRKHPGGRGMAGGQHHHRTNLDKYHPGYFGKVGMRYFHKQQNHFWRPEINLEKLWTLVDSEKKDEYLKSSSKSAAPVIDTLAHGYGKVLGKGRLPEVPVIVKARFVSKLAEEKIRAVGGVVELIA; encoded by the exons ATGCCTACTAGATTAACCAAGACCAGAAAACACAGAGGAAATGTTTCTG CCGGTAAGGGTAGAATTGGTAAACACAGAAAGCATCCCGGTGGTAGAGGTATGGCTGGTGGTCAACACCATCACAGAACTAACTTGGATAAATACCACCCAGGTTACTTCGGTAAGGTTGGTATGAGATACTTCcacaaacaacaaaaccacTTCTGGAGACCAGAGATCAACTTGGAAAAATTATGGACCTTGGTTGACTCTGAAAAGAAGGACGAATACTTGAAGagttcatcaaaatcagcTGCTCCTGTCATTGACACATTGGCTCACGGTTACGGTAAAGTTTTGGGTAAAGGTAGATTACCAGAAGTTCCAGTCATTGTTAAGGCCAGATTTGTTTCTAAATTGGCTGAAGAGAAGATTAGAGCCgttggtggtgttgttgaattgattgctTAA